In Lolium rigidum isolate FL_2022 chromosome 7, APGP_CSIRO_Lrig_0.1, whole genome shotgun sequence, the DNA window GTTCCTAGACTCGATCATCAATCAATGAAGTACTACAATCAATGGTGCATGTATCCCCTCAACTAGACAGCTAGCACAGTCGGTCTTATCTAAAGAAGTATGATTTAAGATGTTCATTGTGAGTTTGGAAGTAATAAAAATGTTAATGAGTTGGCAGGCACCGCAAAAATGCAAAGTACAACACCAAGTTTAATGAAGTGCTGCACTGGAGTGCTATACAAAATTACCATGTACATTTAAAATGGATAAAATATGAGcaaccaacaaaataaaaatacaatagATAATTTATGGGATAGTTTTTCACTGCATTCTTTTAGTGTGACTTTTAAATATAGGGGCAAACAATGTGCCAAGGAAACAAACCACGGAGGACGCCACAAAATGTAGCATCTGAAGTATCACAGGCTTATAAGCCATAGCACAAAGTGACTTAACCATAATTCTAAGTATCTAACATGCCAATTTCAAAAGCAACAAACATAAATTATGTAGTGTAAGATAAAGAGCATCAAATTAGTAAACAAGCAAGATGCAAGGCACAGAGTAAGGTGAGTTAGTTCAATCTAGTTACGGATAATGATCCATTTAATCGACAAGATGGGCTACTGCATGCCCCCCAGAAATGCCATGCCGGGCTACATTAGCAGAAAGTGAAGGAAAGATGCATATGCTGCCCTAAAGGATTGGGCAAGCCCAGACAGAAAGCGCAATGGAAATTGGCTCAAGTACACAAAAAGTGTGGTTCTTCAGACTGAGGCAAGTTTGAATTAATTACctttcttctgacctgatggaagCAACATGAGAGATACACCAGCATTGAAGCATTCCTCTGCATATCATCACGTAAGTTTATCAGCAGATAGAAACCCACATAAGCCCAGCGATTTCTCAAACAAAGAATagtgagaaaaaaaaaatcagatatgTTCCAGATGTCATGAAGTTAGAATACCATGTTAAGTTATGTATGTCAAGGTACGAAATGCTATGAACAAGAAGTCAATTGATGCACGCACATATAAACTGGAAATAGAATAATGTGCAAGAATAGTCTTACTGATAAGACCCGCCACCTTGTTTAGTGACTCGGTGTGATTGGCTCCTGCCGTTAAAAAGCATAGATAAGGATCATTAAGTAGAGAGCTGTGACATATGTAGAGGTTATATGAGCTATATTGGTTTCATGCCAACAGAAGATGTTTGTAAAGAGGAGGATATATGATACCAGGCTGGGGGCTGGAGGAAGGCAGGCTGTAAAAAGCAAGGAATTAGCACCAATATGTGTGAGAAAACTCGATGATCTCGTCAATGCTGTGTGTACCTCATCCTCTTGTTGAGATAGAGCTTAGTTATGGCATGTGCCGGTGCGCGGCGGGGCGGTCGTTTCACGTAACGCCTTTGGCGGGGACTAGCAAAAGCAAGAGATCAACACTATACATCAGCATTGGCATGCAACTGGTACAGAATCATAGTAGAGGAGAGATACAAGTTTGGTAGCCAAACATGGCCTGATAAACATTACGTGAAGACAGACAGGTTTGATGTTGGAGGAGATGGAGGAATGCACGAACCAGATGGGAACGACGTCGCGCGGGGTCCCTGGGTCGCTCGGCAGTAGCAGCCGGCGGCTCAACTCTGGAGACTCCCGAGCCAGGTCACAGGCAATGGAGGCCGCCTTGTTCCTTATCGCGCCCCAGTTCAGGCTGGCGCTGCAAACAGGCTCGGCCGTGGATCAGAACTCAGAAGACAAttatgcaacaaaaaaaaaatagtaggaCTGAGCTGAACACGCTCGCTGCCTACCGGAACCGCGGCTTGTGGAGGATGAGGTTGAGGATAGTGCGGAGCAGGAAGCTGTGGCTGACGGACAAACAAACGGTGAAGTCGTGGAGGTGCATGTCAGACGCGACGGTGGCGTGCGTCGTGCTGGCGGCGACGTTGGCGAAGGTCCAGAGcgtgtggaggaagaggaggatggggCGGGCCAGGATGtcgtcgtcggcgccggcgccggctccgGGCGGCAGGAAGCGGGCGAGGTAGTCCAGGGCCTCGCCCCACAGGCCGCCGGCCACCAGCTGCCGCAGATGCTCCGCGGACAGGTGCGCGTCCGTCTGCCGGACCAGGCTGTacgcgcgcgcgcggcgcccgCATTAGCAGCAGCAGGCAATCGATCGAGTCGGGGTCGGGAGCGGGAGCACTTACGATTGGAAGGTGGGGTGGAGGCCTTGCTGGGAGAGGTAGGAGAGGAGCAGCTTGTGGCGGAGCCGCCGCGCGCAGGCGTACTCCGCGGGGGCGGAGGGGAGCTTGAGGACGGCGCCGGACTCCGTACTGCTCGTCGCCGCCATATCTCGCCGGCTGCAGTCGCTGGGGAGCTGTCTGTCTGTCTGATTTGGGGGAAAAGGAGGGGAGGATCGAGTGGGGGCTATTTATAGAGGGGAGCGGGTTGATCGTCCGAGAGCGGGACCCACATCCTTCCCTCTCACTCACCCAGTCGGTTTTCTTTTTCACAAGGAAATATTCTGCCCACGAAAACCGTCGCGGATCAGGTCCACTCGACGGCCGTTTTGGACGGCCCAAAATTGGTCACATCGGCCTGTAAAATTCAATCAGCCCGTGTACCAAATTTGAAGATGATGttctcaacaaaaaaaacaagtcttgttacttatgtataatcaggtatgaagatgGAGTAAGCATCACACGAGAAGGAGAAAAGCAACTGGACATGGTGTTGGACATGAAGACACTCCatggatgcgcgagggaggagcgggaggcatgcgcgaaggaggaagatgaagtccaggccggcgctaCGCTCAACGCGACCAGCCAccacgccggccggcccggccccacacccggtcagaccggcctctAGGCCAGATCAGCCTGGCGCCCGccggctcctggaccggtgcCCACCGGGCACGATCCAGGGGGTTTGAACCCCTTGTCCGGTCACCATCCGGTGTCaggtccggtttcaaccggcTTGCCGGTCGACctagtcgaccggcccccaggccggccgtgtccgagtcagtctcgactAGATCCCTATCTGGATCGGTTTTTAATGTATTTTGTAGACTTCTggccgtcctgaacccctatataagtgtccaggacgcccccaaattaggtttagactacgtttaagataaaccctagttaatAGCTGATTGCTttacaactctattgaatctatacaccaattcacattgatctggtgttttgctactgttccattgggaattagacggttgcaacttaccgctttgtggtcggaggctacgtgcgcaagtgtgtggagttgcgaatatcttgcagggttgagagctgctgcattggcgacagggatcgaTCAAGAGACTCGttagcgtcatacaagttatcatccactttatcatcgtgtatctccgctgtgttcatcgtgtgttcatcaccacccccgtcgcttactgagaagatcgggcaaccccttatcaggtCGCGGCGATGAAATTTCCGACAGGGCGGCGGGAAATGAGGATAAGTGAGACCGCCCCCAATCTGTCCAAAAAAATTCAGATTCTTGTCGCCAATCATTCCTCTTAGGTGGTTATAAAGAACGACCATTTTAGAGAAGGAGGAGAGGCGACCGGAGGCGATTCTTGCAGcggttccccctccaatcttcctccggcggtggcatGCTGACTCTCTGTTTATGTGTTACACTCCGTCCCCTTCCGAGATGTCTCGGTGGACCTTTATATAGGATTTTTTTATGTCAAGACCATCAGGTAGGGCTTTTCATGGACGAATGTGGATGCTCGAGGAGGGAAAGGCCCTAGGTGGCGTGGCCAAGGGTGGCCCCCGCACCACCTGGGCTCTTTTGCCCTTCCGGCCTCCGTTTGCAAAGTTCCAAGACTCTAGAATGTTCGTCTTCACGAAATATTAATCCTCAAAAATCTCAGGCTCATTTGACTCTGTATAGATCCCTGAAAGTAAAAAAGATACACAAAACAAGGATTTCCTGTTGtgcagagttataaccaaaaAAATGACGATAactggaaaattccagaaaacaatataaaacatgtGTGGCAATAATCTACAAAGTTTATTTATGCATTGCATCACTGTCCGTCACCAAGATGTGGATTAGGAGATGTAGACAAAAACTATAGGGAAAAGATATAGGGAAAAGATgcaaaaaaaatgcaaaaaatgGTGCGAGAACCAAACCTGGATCTAGAATGCAAAAATAGGAGCACCTAATTTTCTACTAGTGGTGCACCTCACATAAATACTAGTGCTTCGCATAGCATCTAGTAGTGACAGCTGCTGATAAGTAGATACCAGTGGCGCCCCATGTGGTGCACCACTACGAGATGCacaatggtgcgccactactagcctttTTCCTAGCAGTGTTCACTCCATCGTTCCTAGTTGGTATCCTTGCAAATGGTTGTAATTCCACAAGTTTGAGAAATAAAGCTCCTTAATTCACAAACAAAATGTTTACACTTTCTAGCGTCATCATGTTGAAAACAAGTACCTTACATAATTTCCATATAAAATCAAGACATGATTGATTGATTGATAGCTTTGTGAGTTGAGAGCAGAGGACGCCTAAATCACTTGATATTGGTACGATGCAGCTGGCACCGACATCGCATGTGGAGGCGATGGAAGGACTTCCACGTGGCTGGTGCCGGCGCGGCGACATATGTTGGCGGGAGAATGGTCTCGGGGAGGCGGTGTATGGTACATGAAGCTCGTTGGTGATGGAATCCTAGGGTTTGGGTAAAGAGGAGGGTTCGTTGACGCCAAGTCGGGGGATTTAAAGGACGGACATGGGAGGTGGAGGGCCGGTTGGGGAGGTGGTTCAAGTTGTGCGGAAGCGCTGCTGGCCGTGATTGGGTGGAGCAGATGGTTATGCCGGTGACAGATGGGGGCCAATGGCGAACGAGTGTTGATAGTGCAAGATCTTGGAAGTTCCTAGTTGATATTTGACCCATCAACAATATTTTGGGGCCCTTTCTTACATCAAACCTGTCATATAATTGAAAGCCATTTAGTCATATGTTATATTGCATTTTAAATTGATCACGAAGTAACCTTTGTCAAGAATGCGAGTTTGAGAAACAACAAACTGAAAGGCCATCCCAGCCACCTGCACATTGCCACCAAACATGAAAATTGATTATAATAGAGGATATTTGTTAGAATCATGCATTAAAGAACTCCATGTCAAGATATTTAAGGATACTAAGATATTGTAAAATAGATACAAACACATGGCGACACATATAAGTGGCACAAATCATATACACATGAATGTGATTTGTTCATGTTcgctatttttcttagtttaggtATAATTAAGTTCCTCAAAATTCCCAAACTCGAATACCAAGACCTAATATAATTTCCATTATGAACGAGGAGGTTTTAATTTAGCATATATGCATTTGCAGCAAGTGGTGTTTGAAATGTATGATATTTATCTCTGATTTCAATATTACAAATTGAGTTAACATTATCAAATTTAATAAAGGCTAATATAACTGTATACTAAAGTTTACATTAAGATTAGTTATGATTTAATAACTGCATATATTATAAATAAGTACAAGTATTTAGTATAAAAGGTGATGAGTATTTGTATATGTGATATTAACTAAGTCCACATTATATTTCTTCTGAATGATCTTTGAGCCTCTACATCAAATTCTATGAATTTTGTTTCTCTCCTCAACGGTAGTATCGGTACTTGCTTCGCCATCTTGTGTGGACTTCAAGACCAAGTTCGCTATTTCAGAAATAATTTTAAAAGAAAAGAAGCGtacctaaataaaataggacAAAACATGGTTGATAAAGGAATAATGAGGTCATCCGTGTTGCTGCGAAGATAAAGGAGGATAGTCGAGTTTCTATCAACTTGATGGTGAAGGTAAGATCAAACAAATAAAGAATAAGAAAATCGAGATCCGTGATAACACTGACATGCACCAACTCATCATTCAAGGGAGAAGGTGTATCCCGAACCTTGTTAGATCATTTGGGAACCAAGACGATGAGTCATTTGTCCAAGTTCATAATGAGATGCACACCAAGTTCTTTCATAAATGAAAAATATTTCGACATCACAAATTTGTCAGCTTGGTAACCGAGATGAGTCGGTAGTGGTTGTTGAATATTCAGGTATGGATATGAAAAATTTAGAGAGTTAGTTTAATTTTTGATTGTTTAATGCATTTTTTTAGAAAAGCCTCTCATTTGTTCTTGTGCAAATCCATGAGGGAGTGTAATCCACTTTTGAGGACGTATACCGTGAAACGGACTAACTAGTGCACTAGTTGCACATGGTATACCTGAGCTGTCGGAGCTCAGGAGCTATGGGTTAGGAAATGTCGGCTGACTACTTGTTGTGCATATTCAATCTACTACCAGTTTGCCCGTTTTGTTTTGAGTGATAGTATCACTTTACCTGTTGAATGTCAGCAAGAAATGAGATGAAGGAAGCAAAACGGGTCTCTAGGGCGAGGCATGACTGGACTGGGCTTGGGCCTGTTGGTGGGACAGGGAGGAGGCCTTACCGGCACGAGACGCGAATTTGGCGGAGGAGGTGATGTTTGGAAGGAAGGGATGATCTAATATGAGATGATTTTAGCGGAGTAGAAATTGGAAGCTGAAAGAAAAGAAATTGGGGCAACATGATGGAACGCCACGTGCCAAATGTTTGCACTCTCTAGCGTCGTCGTCGTGTTTGAAAACAAGAACCTTGCATGATTGGCATATAAAACCGAGAAATGATCGATCGATAGCTTGTGTCTAAAGTATAAACCATGACACTGACCCATGCCACCACGAGAAAATCAAGGGCACGATTAGGATTAGCTGGTCGACAAAGGCAAAGCTTAAAGGTAAGCGGCCATTAAGCACCAACGTAATTGTTCCCGAAAGGAAAGGAGAAAAAATAGCACGAGAAAACCGGCCGCCGCGCGCGGCCACGCCCGCCTTGTCTGTTGTCTCCTTCCTTCCCCGCGCCACCACTCCCAGAGAGAAGAGCCCCGACACTACACAGACTGCAGTGCGCCCGCCGCAGTGAATCCGAAAAATATCTCTCCTTTCTCCCCAGCTGCAAGACGCGCGCGGTAACAAATCCTcttgtcgccggcggcggcggtagatCTCCTCCCAACCTTTCTCTCTTCGGGAAGGAAACCTCCAATTTATTCCCCCCAATCCCGCCGCAATTCCAAATCTCCTCCCCTTATCCCGCCGCCGCAATCCCACAGACCCCTCctacagccgccgccgccgccgaatccCGCAAAGCTCGATAATT includes these proteins:
- the LOC124671085 gene encoding uncharacterized protein LOC124671085, translated to MAATSSTESGAVLKLPSAPAEYACARRLRHKLLLSYLSQQGLHPTFQSLVRQTDAHLSAEHLRQLVAGGLWGEALDYLARFLPPGAGAGADDDILARPILLFLHTLWTFANVAASTTHATVASDMHLHDFTVCLSVSHSFLLRTILNLILHKPRFRASLNWGAIRNKAASIACDLARESPELSRRLLLPSDPGTPRDVVPICPRQRRYVKRPPRRAPAHAITKLYLNKRMSLPSSSPQPGANHTESLNKVAGLIKECFNAGVSLMLLPSGQKKDGPGAPVLKTKISSLTHPAKNIGTSSVPNAGAPVSLPAKTSGTLTATDAGTINTTQGIVLRKHPRTEHSAAQEEPDLKRQRTCTKLATDLPQTNLD